In Leptospira licerasiae serovar Varillal str. VAR 010, the sequence AATTTCTTTCTGGGGAGAAAGATAAAATATTCCGCCGGTATAAACTCCTCTCTTTTTTTCCAAACTATGGATGATCTCCGAGGATCTTTTTTTAGGGGCCCCGGTGATAGAACCCCCGGGGAATAAAGCCTCTAAAATATCCGTCCATTTTGTCCCAGAAGAAAGTTCGGAATTCACCTCGCTAGTCATTTGAAATACAGTTGGATATTCTTCGATGGAGAAAAGTTTTGAAACTCCTACTGAGCCGGGCAAAGAAATTCTTCCCAAATCGTTGCGGAGAAGATCAGTGATCATCAAATTTTCGGCCCTATCTTTTTCCGAAACGGAAAGTTCTAACTTCAATTTTTGATCTTCCGCAGGATCATTTCCTCTGGGTCTAGTTCCTTTCATCGGAACCGTCCTGATCAGATCCGATTTCCTTTCCCAAAATAGTTCCGGAGAGAAGGAAAGAATATCTCTCTGCATCGGGATGGAATCTCCGGTATGGATCCAAGCTTCGTATGGGACCGGTTGTTTTTTTCTGAGATCAAAGAACAATCTTGCGAGTGAACCTTCTAGTTCAATTTCCAAAGGAAATGTAAAATTGACCTGGTAGATGTCTCCTTCGTAGAGAAAGTTCCGGATCTTATAAAAATTTTCTTCGTATTCTTTAAAATCTATCCCTGATTTGATTTTCGCAGAATAACCTTTATCCTTAAATTTAGATTCCCAATCCGAAATTTCAGCCGGGCCCAAGATTTTTCGCCCGGAAAAAATCCCGAACCAAAAGAGAGGATCTTCCGAAACTTCTTCCATATTGTCAGGGTTTAAAAATAAATCTCCGGCTTCGTAGGAGATCCAACCTGCGGCGTGAAATCCTTGTGAGACCTTGTTTTGAATTTCTGAGAGGAATTTTTTTGCTTCGCTTCGTCGATTAGTAGTAAGAATCTCATTCGGCTCCGTTAGAACTAGACATCCCTCTGCAGAGAAACCTTCTCCTAAATAAATAAAGGGTTTCCTGGAGTTTTGAAAAAGATCGGAAATCATTGGAAAAGGTCTCAGGACCTTATTCTCAGTTGCTTCCGAATCCTAAAAGCGAAATGAATAAGATCCTAAGATTAATGTTATCTAGATCTCTCAAATTTTTCCGAACCCCTGCGAAATTCCTTTTAGTGGCCTTTGTTTATTTTCTGTTGGGAAAATTCGGAGAGTCCTTTGGGACTTTTTCGGATTACGCATCTCCCATTTGGCCGGCATCCGGATGGGGACTTGTCACTCCTTTATTATTCGGAAGGATTTCGTACTTCGGGATCTTTACAGGTTCCTTTTTATACAACTGCCAACTCCGACACGCAGATCTTCCGGGACAAGATCTAAGTATTTATTTCGGGGCTGCAATGCTTATCGCCTGCGGAAGCACTTTGCAATCTTTTACGGGCGCTTATTTATACAAAAAGTTTATCCCTGAATTAGATCTTACCAAGAACACTACCTTCGTTCTCAGATTTCTTTGGATAGAAACATTAGTTTGTATCATTGCAGCAACAATCGCATGTTCCGGACTTCTATTCTTAGGGATCTTGGACTTAAAGGCATTTTTTTCTACTTGGATCATTTGGTGGATAGGGGATTCTTTAGGAGTATTCGTATATTTTCCGTTTTTCTTAAGTTGGTTAGGACCGGGAGTTGCGAGATTCCAGGTACATTCTTGGAAAGAAAGTTTGGGGCTAGTTTCCTTCTTAATTTTACTAGGAGGAGGTATCTTTTACTTCTTTAGCATCAACGAAATACCTGCATATTTCCCGCTTTCCTATCTACTGATCGCAGTCATTTCACTAGTCTCTCTCAGATTTGGAGGAAAAGAATCCTCACTAGTGCTTATAATCGTTTCCATTATTGCAATTTTAGGGACCGCACAAGGTCACTCATATAATTTCCCAGCTTCCAAGGAAGTTTCCCTTCTTCTTTTGCAAAGTTTTCTTTCTGCGATCTCAATCGCTTCTCTTCTAGCTTTATCCGTAGTGAAGGAAAGAATGGATGCACAAGCCGAGATATATCTTTCCCATAAAAGATTGGAAGATCTGGTTACGGAAAGGACGCAGGAGCTAGATCGTTCTTACCGTTTCTTAGGAGCAAGCGAAGCAATATACAAGGGTTTATTCGAGAATGTTCCTATCGCAATTTTAGAATGTGATTACTCTGAAGTAAGAAGAATGTTGGGCGAATTGCCTAAGATGTCCAGAAAGGAATTCTCCAAATTCCTAAGAACTAATCCTAAATTCGTTTCCGAGTGTTATGAAACCGTAAGCGTGATAGACGCAAACAAAGAATCGGTCAGATTATTCGAAGCAAGCTCAAAGGAAGAAGTTCTATTTCTCGCCAGGAACTTTTTTCGAAAAGGAAACGAACAGTATTTTAAAAAGCTTCTGACCCGAATACATTTCGGAGCAAGAATACTTCATACCGAAGTTACATTATCCACCTGCAATGGAAAACGATTCGAGGCATCCATTCGTTGGTCCTTGGCACCTGAATTCGAAGAAACATTCTCTTCTACGATCATAACTGTCACAGAGATCACCGATAAAAAACAAGCGGAGAGGCAGTTAAAATCTTCCTTAAAAGAAAAGGAAGTAATGCTAAAAGAGATCCATCACAGAGTAAAAAATAATCTTCAAGTAATTTCCAGCTTATTCAATCTTCAGTCGGAATACGAAAGCGATCCTAAGATCCATGAGGCATTTACTGAAAGCCAAAATCGGATCCAGACCATGGCGTTAATCCATGATGAGCTATACCAATCCAACGATTTGGGAAATGTAGAATTTTCAGTTTATTCCAAAAGACTTGCAGAGAAGATCAGATCCGCTTATAAGATCGGAGCGGAAACAAGAGTGGATGTGATATCAAATCCTATTAATTTAGAGATCAGCATTGCAATTCCACTCGGACTCGCATTGAACGAACTACTCACGAATTCTTTCAAATACGCATTCCCGAATCATTATTCTCCTTCCGAAGAAAGACCAAAGATCCAAGTCAGACTGCAAAAAAAGGAGAAGGTAGTAATTTTAGAAGTTTCAGACAACGGGATCGGTTTGCCCAACGAGTTAAACCCAATCGCAACTCACACATTCGGACTCACTTTAGTTCAAGTTCTAACCAAACAATTGAAAGGAAAATTGGATTTTTCCAGCGTTAAAGACCGGGGGGCCAGCTTCCAAATCCGTTTTGAACTTCCAAATTAGGAAAATTCCTTGCGAACCAGTTCTCCAAATCGGAGTAAGTAGAACATGAGAACAAAGCCTCCTAGTCCGATCGCCAACAGAGCGGAAGCAAGAAGAGAACAGATCTTGGAAGCAGCATTGGATGTATTCTCCGAAAAAGGATACCACGAGGCGGGGATCGCAGACATAGCCGGAAAATTAAACATAGGTCATGGGACCTGTTATCGTTATTTTAAGAATAAATTAGATATCCTACATGCTTTGGTGGATCGTATACTTCTAGGATTATTAGAAGTAGTCCGTAAAGAAAGTCCTGAAAAATCAAATACGATAGAAGAATACAGAAACCAGATAAAGAATATCGGTTTGGAACTATTTCAACTTTTCAGCAAAGACCCAAGACAAGCAAAGATCGTTTTTTTCGAAGCAATGGCCTTGGACGAAACTGTAAAAAGAAAAGTGCAATTGGGAATAGATAAAAGCGCAAGGCTTACAGAGTTGTATCTAAAGAACGGTGTAAAAAAAGGATTTTTAAGAAAAGAATTAGATACTCGTATAGCATCTCAGGCGGTAAATGCTATGATGTTCGAAGGGATACGGATAAACCTTTCTTCCAAGGTGGACTCCAAATTTGCGAAACGTTGGTTGGATGAAATGCCCACCCTTATGTTAGAAGGAATGGGCAAACGTTAAATTTACTTTTTATAATGTAAGGAATTGTACCAGATCTTTTGCAGTCAGTTCCGGAAT encodes:
- a CDS encoding TetR/AcrR family transcriptional regulator, with protein sequence MRTKPPSPIANRAEARREQILEAALDVFSEKGYHEAGIADIAGKLNIGHGTCYRYFKNKLDILHALVDRILLGLLEVVRKESPEKSNTIEEYRNQIKNIGLELFQLFSKDPRQAKIVFFEAMALDETVKRKVQLGIDKSARLTELYLKNGVKKGFLRKELDTRIASQAVNAMMFEGIRINLSSKVDSKFAKRWLDEMPTLMLEGMGKR
- a CDS encoding bifunctional chorismate-binding protein/class IV aminotransferase, which produces MISDLFQNSRKPFIYLGEGFSAEGCLVLTEPNEILTTNRRSEAKKFLSEIQNKVSQGFHAAGWISYEAGDLFLNPDNMEEVSEDPLFWFGIFSGRKILGPAEISDWESKFKDKGYSAKIKSGIDFKEYEENFYKIRNFLYEGDIYQVNFTFPLEIELEGSLARLFFDLRKKQPVPYEAWIHTGDSIPMQRDILSFSPELFWERKSDLIRTVPMKGTRPRGNDPAEDQKLKLELSVSEKDRAENLMITDLLRNDLGRISLPGSVGVSKLFSIEEYPTVFQMTSEVNSELSSGTKWTDILEALFPGGSITGAPKKRSSEIIHSLEKKRGVYTGGIFYLSPQKEISSIAIRTLEFLQDPSGQKKGRMGVGSGITIGSDPNAEWEECWSKAKFLSDTKENFHLFTTMICKRRKIYFLKDHKERMRMSSKELGFVWKEEEWESVIREAEGKITSDKKYRVKIILLRSGEFRSEVSEFHSGPKEGKILLSGTSIDRKNRFFYHKTNIREIFSEGYELAISKGYLDQIYTNTDGYLTEGSIYSIFLFLNKEWITPSLEEGLLPGVARKQWVRRLKVKETKISKQDLSLASKIILVNSLRGVRRVSGVDFE
- a CDS encoding histidine kinase dimerization/phosphoacceptor domain -containing protein; translated protein: MEKVSGPYSQLLPNPKSEMNKILRLMLSRSLKFFRTPAKFLLVAFVYFLLGKFGESFGTFSDYASPIWPASGWGLVTPLLFGRISYFGIFTGSFLYNCQLRHADLPGQDLSIYFGAAMLIACGSTLQSFTGAYLYKKFIPELDLTKNTTFVLRFLWIETLVCIIAATIACSGLLFLGILDLKAFFSTWIIWWIGDSLGVFVYFPFFLSWLGPGVARFQVHSWKESLGLVSFLILLGGGIFYFFSINEIPAYFPLSYLLIAVISLVSLRFGGKESSLVLIIVSIIAILGTAQGHSYNFPASKEVSLLLLQSFLSAISIASLLALSVVKERMDAQAEIYLSHKRLEDLVTERTQELDRSYRFLGASEAIYKGLFENVPIAILECDYSEVRRMLGELPKMSRKEFSKFLRTNPKFVSECYETVSVIDANKESVRLFEASSKEEVLFLARNFFRKGNEQYFKKLLTRIHFGARILHTEVTLSTCNGKRFEASIRWSLAPEFEETFSSTIITVTEITDKKQAERQLKSSLKEKEVMLKEIHHRVKNNLQVISSLFNLQSEYESDPKIHEAFTESQNRIQTMALIHDELYQSNDLGNVEFSVYSKRLAEKIRSAYKIGAETRVDVISNPINLEISIAIPLGLALNELLTNSFKYAFPNHYSPSEERPKIQVRLQKKEKVVILEVSDNGIGLPNELNPIATHTFGLTLVQVLTKQLKGKLDFSSVKDRGASFQIRFELPN